One genomic window of Punica granatum isolate Tunisia-2019 chromosome 1, ASM765513v2, whole genome shotgun sequence includes the following:
- the LOC116192005 gene encoding ATP-dependent Clp protease proteolytic subunit 4, chloroplastic — translation MEVLSVCSPSTLLPLKPSTTKPFSSPPPSVQLRPKASLPPLPSLRTSLEPSRALGFAPSPAFDSALSTAPQSPATAMRGAEADAMGLLLKERIVFLGSSIDDFVADAIISQLLLLDAQDSTKDIRLFINSPGGSLSATMAIYDVVQLVRADISTVALGISASTASIILGGGAKGKRFAMPNTRIMIHQPLGGASGQAIDVEIQAREVMHNKNNVTRIISSFTGRSFEQVEKDIDRDRYMSPIEAVEYGIIDGVIDRDSIIPLMPVPEKVKSTLNYEEISKDPRKFLTPDIPDDEIY, via the exons ATGGAGGTCCTCTCGGTGTGTTCTCCCTCGACTCTCCTACCCCTAAAGCCATCCACCACCAAACCCTTCTCCAGTCCTCCGCCTTCCGTCCAGCTCAGGCCCAAAGCTtcccttcctcctcttccttctctcAGAACCTCCCTTGAGCCCTCCCGGGCCCTAGGGTTCGCTCCCAGCCCGGCCTTCGATTCGGCCCTCTCCACGGCCCCGCAGAGCCCCGCCACCGCCATGAGGGGGGCGGAGGCCGACGCCATGGGGCTGCTGCTCAAGGAGAGGATAGTGTTCCTCGGGAGCAGCATCGATGACTTCGTCGCCGACGCCATTATCAGCCAGCTGCTTCTGCTGGACGCGCAGGACAGCACCAAGGACATCAGGCTGTTCATCAATTCCCCCGGCGGATCTCTCAG TGCTACAATGGCCATCTATGATGTTGTGCAGCTTGTGAGGGCTGATATCTCCACAGTTGCCCTCGGAATCTCGGCCTCTACTGCCTCCATAATCCTGGGTGGGGGAGCAAAGGGCAAGCGATTTGCAATGCCCAACACGCGGATTATGATCCATCAACCTTTGGGAGGTGCCAGTGGGCAGGCGATAGATGTGGAGATTCAAGCCCGAGAAGTCATGCACAATAAGAACAACGTCACGAGGATCATCTCATCATTTACTGGCCGCTCGTTTGAGCAGGTTGAGAAGGATATCGATAGGGACCGGTACATGTCCCCAATTGAGGCTGTTGAATATGGCATCATTGATGGAGTGATAGATAGAGATAGTATCATTCCATTGATGCcagttcctgagaaggtgaaGTCTACTCTGAATTACGAAGAAATCAGTAAGGATCCAAGGAAGTTCTTGACCCCTGATATCCCCGATGATGAGATATACTAG